Proteins found in one Quercus robur chromosome 2, dhQueRobu3.1, whole genome shotgun sequence genomic segment:
- the LOC126703552 gene encoding uncharacterized protein LOC126703552, with amino-acid sequence MELDGVAIPYTASVREYNRGKAGYIAKALEQPVLFPRDMEAYRRFSQPKLFLSLKRDLAMITQQVFVAEEFCRSNHSLAEAEVQSRTEVEKTVGSLKQEILELAEKFKESKKRRKSAEAGLKSAETQAKDQHQKLYVTETSLATEKQNVLELKAALQKAGDEIRRVKEEAQLIREAAEAEKKASHQLGIQETEARLSKEIPEVCRDYCSISWAHALDATGIPADSALRLPENVFYPQEIRENPDGAQAASEQDLAVPDAIPVPDKVKDPAMDSISEAPPPQSEQKKDPPAKA; translated from the exons ATGGAGCTAGACGGGGTTGCTATCCCCTACACTGCCTCGGTTCGAGAGTACAACAGGGGCAAAGCGGGCTACATAGCTAAGGCCCTGGAGCAGCCAGTGCTCTttcctcgggatatggaggcctacaggcggtTCTCCCAGCCCAAGCTTTTTCTGTCCCTTAAGAGGGACCTTGCGATG ATCACCCAGCAGGtgtttgtggctgaggagttcTGCCGCAGCAACCACAGCTTGGCTGAAGCTGAGGTTCAATCTCGAACTGAGGTGGAGAAGACCGTGGGGTCCCTTAAGCAAGAAATCCTTGAACTGGCGGAGAAGTTCAAAGAGTCGAAGAAACGGCGCAAGAGCGCGGAGGCTGGCCTAAAGAGTGCTGAAACCCAAGCCAAGGATCAGCACCAGAAATTGTACGTAACTGAAACCAGTCTTGCTACTGAGAAGCAGAATGTACTGGAACTTAAGGCCGCTCTGCAGAAAGCTGGGGACGAGATACGGCGGGTTAAAGAAGAGgctcagctgatccgagaggctgcAGAGGCTGAAAAGAAAGCTTCTCATCAGCTCGGGATTCAagagacggaggccaggctatccAAGGAAatccccgaggtgtgcagggactactgcagcatctcatgggctcacGCCCTTGATGCTACAGGaattcctgcggattcggcgcTGAGGCTGCCTGAGAACGTCTTCTAtcctcaggagatccgagagaatcctgatggCGCCCAAGCAGCTTCTGAGCAGGActtggcggtgcctgatgccatCCCTGTGCCCGATAAAGTGAAGGATCCTGCCATGGACTCTATCTCCgaggctcctcctcctcagTCAGAGCAGAAGAAGGATCCTCCTGCTAAGGCTTAG